One genomic segment of Aythya fuligula isolate bAytFul2 chromosome 5, bAytFul2.pri, whole genome shotgun sequence includes these proteins:
- the MED19 gene encoding mediator of RNA polymerase II transcription subunit 19: MENFSALFGGAEQPPPAAAAPLGFGPAKAAGAGAAPPPAASAAASAAPPAPGEGKAAAAGPFYLLRELPGSTELTGSTNLITHYNLEHAYNKFCGKKVKEKLSNFLPDLPGMIDLPGSHDNSSLRSLIEKPPICGSSFTPLTGTMLTGFRLHAGPLPEQCRLMHIQPPKKKNKHKHKQSRTQDPVPPETPSDSDHKKKKKKKEEDPERKRKKKEKKKKKNRHSPEHPGVGSSQASSSSSLR, from the exons ATGGAGAACTTCTCGGCCCTGTTCGGCGGCGCCGAgcagccgccgcccgccgccgccgccccgctgGGCTTCGGGCCCGCCAaagcggccggggccggggccgcgccgccccccgccgcctccgccgccgcctccgccgcccccccggcGCCCGGCGAGGGCaaggccgccgccgccggccccttCTACCTGCTGCGGGAGCTGCCAG GCAGCACGGAGCTGACGGGCAGCACCAACCTGATCACGCACTACAACCTGGAGCACGCCTACAACAAGTTCTGCGGCAAGAAGGTGAAGGAGAAGCTCAGCAACTTCCTGCCCGACCTGCCCGGCATGATCGACCTGCCCGGCTCCCACGACAACAGCAGCCTGCGCTCCCTCATCGAGAAGCCCCCCATCTGCGGCAGCTCCTTCACGCCCCTCACCGGCACCATGCTCACCGGCTTCCGCCTGCACGCCGGCCCC CTGCCCGAGCAGTGCCGGCTGATGCACATCCAGCCGCCCAAGAAGAAGAACAAGCACAAGCACAAGCAGAGCCGCACGCAGGACCCCGTCCCCCCTG AAACCCCCTCGGACTCGGaccacaagaagaaaaagaagaaaaaagaggaggatCCTGAGcggaagaggaagaagaaagagaaaaagaaaaagaag AACCGGCACAGCCCCGAGCACCCGGGGGTGGGCAGctcccaggccagcagcagcagcagcctgcggTGA
- the TMX2 gene encoding thioredoxin-related transmembrane protein 2, whose translation MAVVAPLLALLYSVPGLCRWLARPYYPLSALLATAFLIVRKLPPLCRGLPSQREDGNPCDFDWREVEILMFLSAIVMMKNRRSITVEQHIGNIFMFSKVANAILFFRLDIRMGLLYLTLCIVFLMTCKPPLYMGPEYIKYFSDKTIDEELERDKRVTWIVEFFANWSSECQSFAPIFADLSLKYNCSGLHFGKVDVGRYTDVSTRYKVSTSPLTKQLPTLILFQGGTEVMRRPQIDKKGRAVSWTFSEENVIREFNLNELYQKAKKQAKPRDEGSEEAAEGTAAAGLPNGESKKDK comes from the exons ATGGCGGTGGTGGCGCCGCTGCTGGCGCTGCTGTACTCGGTGCCGGGGCTGTGCCGCTGGCTGGCGCGCCCCTACTACCCGCTGTCCGCGCTGCTCGCCACCGCCTTCCTCATCGTCCGCAAGCTGCCGCCGCTCTGCCGCGGGCTGCCCTCGCAGCGGGAGGACGGCAACCCCTGCGACTTCGACTGG CGGGAGGTGGAGATCCTCATGTTCCTCAGCGCCATCGTCATGATGAAGAACCGACGCTCCA TCACGGTGGAGCAGCACATCGGGAACATCTTCATGTTCAGCAAAGTGGCCAACGCCATCCTCTTCTTCCGTCTGGACATCCGCATGGGGCTGCTCTACCTCACGCTCTGCATAG TCTTCCTGATGACCTGCAAGCCGCCGCTCTACATGGGCCCCGAGTACATCAAGTACTTCAGCGACAAGACCATAGAC gaggagctggagcgggACAAGCGGGTGACCTGGATCGTCGAGTTCTTCGCCAACTGGTCCAGCGAGTGCCAGTCCTTCGCCCCCATCTTCGCCGACCTCTCTCTCAA GTACAACTGCTCGGGGCTGCACTTCGGGAAGGTCGACGTGGGCCGCTACACGGATGTCAGCACCAG GTACAAGGTGAGCACCTCGCCCCTCACCAAGCAGCTGCCCACCCTCATCCTGTTCCAGGGCGGCACAGAGGTCATGCGGCGCCCGCAGATCGACAAGAAGGGCCGGGCCGTGTCCTGGACCTTCTCGGAG GAGAACGTGATCCGCGAGTTCAACCTGAACGAGCTGTACCAGAAGGCCAAGAAGCAGGCCAAGCCGCGCGACGAGGGCAGCGAGGAGGCTGCCGAGGGAacggcggccgcggggctgcccaACGGGGAGAGCAAGAAGGACAAATAG
- the SELENOH gene encoding selenoprotein H, which yields MAPRGRKRRAPAAAGQGRDGPERLRARLESGAGGGGARVVIEHCKSURVFGRNAAAVSEALREAVADLAVDINPEKPRRNSFEVSLVKEDGSTVELWSGIGKGPPRKLKFPDPAAVVEALKSSLA from the exons ATGGCGCCCCGCGGCAGGAAGCGGCGCgccccggcggcggccgggcagggccgggacGGACCCGAGCGGCTGCGGGCACGGCTCgagagcggggccgggggcggcggggccagGGTCGTCATCGAGCACTG CAAGAGCTGACGGGTGTTCGGGCGCAATGCGGCGGCGGTGAGCGAGGCCCTGCGTGAGGCCGTGGCCGACCTGGCCGTGGACATCAACCCCGAGAAGCCCCGCAGGAACAGCTTCGAGGTGTCCCTGGTGAAGGAGGACGGCAGCA ccgtgGAGCTGTGGAGCGGCATCGGGAAGGGGCCGCCCCGCAAGCTGAAGTTCCCTGACCCCGCTGCCGTGGTGGAGGCCCTGAAGAGCAGCCTGGCCTAG